Proteins co-encoded in one Sebastes fasciatus isolate fSebFas1 chromosome 11, fSebFas1.pri, whole genome shotgun sequence genomic window:
- the LOC141776579 gene encoding acyl-coenzyme A thioesterase 1-like: MDRKQGCVKLSVEPSRGLMDEKFIVLVQIVLPGSQLTVYALYQCDDGHSWEAFAHYTANTTGTVNVTEDPSLGGTYSGVEPMGLMWSLRPVPGSKPWLRMRKMNIQTPMEVKISVYQGHQTEGFVDQVPLAGVVVERWYMAPGVRRIPVTENGLTATLFLPSGPGPFPGLLDLWGGGGKLVEYRSALLASHGFASLALDYLTPKVTIETGKMVDNEYFETAYRLLEQHPQILSSRIAMMGLSFGTSVTLKTAVYSKVVKLRCIVCISGSHVQPIDATMEQTLIAYNQNVDKTRFTEENHVIWRDLLLPIPTDPSLKVDVGRLKCPLLLVVAEDDQNWPAQESAMDVSLLT, encoded by the exons ATGGACAGGAAGCAGGGTTGTGTGAAGTTGTCGGTCGAGCCGTCCAGAGGGCTCATGGATGAGAAGTTTATCGTCCTGGTCCAGATCGTCCTCCCTGGTTCCCAGCTGACCGTCTACGCCCTCTACCAGTGTGATGATGGACACAGCTGGGAGGCGTTCGCTCACTACACCGCCAACACCACCGGGACTGTGAACG TTACAGAGGATCCCAGTCTGGGCGGGACATATTCTGGAGTTGAACCGATGGGTCTAATGTGGAGCCTCAGACCAGTTCCAGGCAGCAAACCTTGGCTCAG GATGAGGAAGATGAACATCCAGACTCCCATGGAGGTCAAAATCTCGGTGTACCAGGGACACCAGACTGAGGGCTTCGTGGATCAGGTACCGCTGGCCGGTGTGGTGGTGGAGCGCTGGTACATGGCGCCCGGCGTCCGCAGGATCCCGGTTACAGAGAACGGACTCACTGCgaccctcttcctcccctcag GACCGGGACCTTTCCCCGGCCTCCTGGACCtgtgggggggtggagggaaGTTGGTGGAGTACCGCTCAGCGCTGCTGGCTTCTCACGGCTTCGCCTCCTTGGCCCTCGACTACCTGACACCTAAAGTCACCATTGAAACTGGGAAGATGGTGGACAATGAGTACTTTGAG ACGGCCTACAGACTCCTGGAGCAGCATCCTCAGATCCTCAGCAGCAGGATCGCCATGATGGGTCTTTCCTTCGGCACCAGTGTCACCCTCAAAACAGCGGTTTACTCCAAAGTTGTAAAG CTCAGGTGTATAGTGTGTATTAGTGGGAGTCATGTGCAGCCGATTGACGCAACTATGGAGCAAACATTGATTGCCTATAACCA AAACGTTGATAAGACTCGCTTCACCGAGGAGAATCACGTGATCTGGCGAGATCTGCTGCTGCCCATCCCCACTGACCCCTCACTCAAAGTGGAC GTGGGACGACTCAAGTGTCCTCTGTTGCTGGTTGTCGCTGAGGACGATCAGAACTGGCCCGCCCAGGAGTCTGCAATGGACGTGAGTTTACTGACATGA